A portion of the Macaca mulatta isolate MMU2019108-1 chromosome 2, T2T-MMU8v2.0, whole genome shotgun sequence genome contains these proteins:
- the VGLL3 gene encoding transcription cofactor vestigial-like protein 3 isoform X2, protein MSCAEVMYHPQPYGASQYLPNPMAATTCPTAYYQPAPQPGQQGDIGSVVDEHFSRALGQAITLHPESAISKSKMGLTPLWRDSSALSSQRSSFPTSFWTSSYQPPPAPCLGAVHPDFQVTGPPGTFSAADPSPWPGHSLHQTGPAPPPAVSESWPYPLTSQVSPSYSHMHDVYMRHHHPHAHMRHRHHHHHHHHPPAGSALDPSYGPLLMPSVHAARIPAPQCDITKTEPSTVTSATSAWAGAFHGTVDIVPSVGFDTGLQHQDKSKESPWY, encoded by the exons ATGAGTTGTGCGGAGGTGATGTATCACCCCCAGCCGTATGGAGCGTCCCAGTATCTGCCCAACCCCATGGCAGCGACAACCTGCCCCACAGCCTACTACCAGCCGGCGCCCCAACCTGGCCAGCAG GGAGACATTGGGTCAGTAGTGGATGAACACTTCTCAAGAGCTTTGGGCCAAGCCATCACCCTCCATCCAGAATCTGCCATTTCAAAAAGCAAGATGGGGCTAACCCCCCTATGGCGAG ACAGCTCAGCTCTCTCAAGCCAACGGAGTAGTTTCCCAACTTCCTTTTGGACCAGCTCTTACCAGCCCCCACCTGCACCTTGTCTGGGGGCAGTTCATCCTGACTTCCAGGTCACTGGACCCCCTGGCACCTTTTCTGCAGCTGATCCCAGTCCTTGGCCAGGACACAGCCTGCATCAGACTGGCCCAGCCCCTCCCCCTGCTGTGTCTGAGTCCTGGCCTTATCCTTTGACATCTCAGGTGAGCCCATCCTACAGCCATATGCATGACGTGTACATGCGGCACCACCACCCTCATGCCCACATGCGCCACcgccaccatcatcaccaccatcaccaccctccTGCCGGTTCTGCCCTGGATCCATCCTATGGGCCTCTGCTGATGCCTTCAGTGCATGCGGCCAGGATTCCTGCTCCCCAGTGTGACATCACAAAGACAGAACCGAGTACAGTCACCTCTGCTACCTCAGCATGGGCTGGAGCCTTTCATGGGACAGTAGACATAGTGCCAAGTGTGGGATTTGATACAG
- the VGLL3 gene encoding transcription cofactor vestigial-like protein 3 isoform X1: protein MSCAEVMYHPQPYGASQYLPNPMAATTCPTAYYQPAPQPGQQKKLAVFSKMQDSLEVTLPSKQEEEDEEEEEEEEEKDQPAEMEYLNSRCVLFTYFQGDIGSVVDEHFSRALGQAITLHPESAISKSKMGLTPLWRDSSALSSQRSSFPTSFWTSSYQPPPAPCLGAVHPDFQVTGPPGTFSAADPSPWPGHSLHQTGPAPPPAVSESWPYPLTSQVSPSYSHMHDVYMRHHHPHAHMRHRHHHHHHHHPPAGSALDPSYGPLLMPSVHAARIPAPQCDITKTEPSTVTSATSAWAGAFHGTVDIVPSVGFDTGLQHQDKSKESPWY, encoded by the exons ATGAGTTGTGCGGAGGTGATGTATCACCCCCAGCCGTATGGAGCGTCCCAGTATCTGCCCAACCCCATGGCAGCGACAACCTGCCCCACAGCCTACTACCAGCCGGCGCCCCAACCTGGCCAGCAG AAGAAGTTAGCGGTATTCAGCAAGATGCAGGACTCTCTGGAAGTCACCCTTCCCAGCAAacaagaggaggaggatgaggaggaggaggaggaggaggaggagaaagaccAGCCTGCCGAGATGGAGTACCTTAACTCTCGCTGTGTCCTTTTCACTTATTTCCAGGGAGACATTGGGTCAGTAGTGGATGAACACTTCTCAAGAGCTTTGGGCCAAGCCATCACCCTCCATCCAGAATCTGCCATTTCAAAAAGCAAGATGGGGCTAACCCCCCTATGGCGAG ACAGCTCAGCTCTCTCAAGCCAACGGAGTAGTTTCCCAACTTCCTTTTGGACCAGCTCTTACCAGCCCCCACCTGCACCTTGTCTGGGGGCAGTTCATCCTGACTTCCAGGTCACTGGACCCCCTGGCACCTTTTCTGCAGCTGATCCCAGTCCTTGGCCAGGACACAGCCTGCATCAGACTGGCCCAGCCCCTCCCCCTGCTGTGTCTGAGTCCTGGCCTTATCCTTTGACATCTCAGGTGAGCCCATCCTACAGCCATATGCATGACGTGTACATGCGGCACCACCACCCTCATGCCCACATGCGCCACcgccaccatcatcaccaccatcaccaccctccTGCCGGTTCTGCCCTGGATCCATCCTATGGGCCTCTGCTGATGCCTTCAGTGCATGCGGCCAGGATTCCTGCTCCCCAGTGTGACATCACAAAGACAGAACCGAGTACAGTCACCTCTGCTACCTCAGCATGGGCTGGAGCCTTTCATGGGACAGTAGACATAGTGCCAAGTGTGGGATTTGATACAG